A genomic segment from Luteolibacter ambystomatis encodes:
- a CDS encoding sensor histidine kinase: MKAWWGQLSLRARLAFAFGSLAAGALVFLLALIARSSGIHVLTEGKIIPASVFVLGIFFAGGWLVAGWCLSEISRLGASINEPRPGKVPSELEGLASLLRSEARRRDQLLAELRRFTGDVSHELRRPVTALRTVGELALRQHADDPQKLCDTIGMMLEETEGLNRLLSRLLELARLESGQTPLSVTSFDAVELLHECRESLLALTEDRRVTIVVEGAEKVPLRTDRGLLRTALLNLLHNAIAWSPDMGEVILRSGRADGNRFVLKVIDHGPGIAESERHRLFERFYRGPGAHGEKAPPGSGLGLAIALRSIEQIGGTIELESTTGRGSTFAVVLPAQSDS; encoded by the coding sequence ATGAAAGCATGGTGGGGACAGCTCTCATTGCGGGCGCGGCTGGCATTCGCCTTCGGATCGCTGGCGGCGGGAGCGTTGGTTTTTCTTCTGGCCCTGATCGCACGGTCCTCGGGCATCCATGTGCTGACAGAGGGCAAGATCATCCCGGCCTCGGTATTTGTGCTGGGAATCTTCTTCGCGGGCGGTTGGCTCGTCGCAGGATGGTGTCTCTCGGAAATCAGCCGCCTGGGTGCCTCCATCAATGAACCACGCCCGGGCAAGGTGCCTTCGGAACTGGAAGGATTGGCGTCCCTGCTCCGCAGCGAGGCCCGGAGGCGGGATCAACTGTTGGCCGAACTGCGGCGTTTCACGGGAGATGTCTCGCACGAGTTGCGCCGCCCGGTGACGGCACTACGGACCGTCGGGGAACTCGCCCTGCGCCAGCACGCCGATGATCCACAAAAGCTCTGTGATACCATCGGGATGATGCTGGAGGAAACCGAGGGCCTGAACCGCTTGCTCAGCCGCCTGCTTGAACTGGCGCGCCTGGAGAGCGGTCAAACCCCATTGAGCGTGACCTCCTTCGACGCGGTGGAACTGCTGCACGAATGCCGCGAAAGCCTGTTGGCCCTTACCGAGGACCGGCGGGTGACCATCGTGGTGGAGGGTGCGGAGAAAGTCCCTCTCCGGACGGACCGGGGATTGTTGCGGACCGCGCTTCTCAACCTGCTGCACAATGCCATCGCCTGGTCCCCGGATATGGGAGAGGTCATCCTCCGATCCGGACGCGCGGATGGAAACCGTTTCGTCCTCAAAGTGATCGACCACGGTCCCGGCATCGCGGAATCCGAACGCCATCGCTTGTTCGAGCGGTTCTATCGCGGTCCGGGTGCGCATGGCGAAAAGGCACCACCGGGCAGCGGGCTCGGACTGGCCATCGCGCTCCGCTCCATCGAGCAGATCGGTGGGACCATCGAGCTGGAGAGCACCACCGGGCGCGGCAGCACCTTTGCCGTCGTCCTGCCAGCGCAGTCCGATTCCTAA
- the pelA gene encoding pectate lyase has protein sequence MRNAGLSFARVLGLALALLAPVPSMAAGGGTAPYLQKPDAWFATPEAKHVAEIILSYQSDLGGWPKNTDTVDAPYTGDRKELHPTFDNGATTGELRFLARMFNATRDEACRTAFQRGLAYILKAQYPTGGWPQFHPPGKQYHRHITFNDDAMVRLLEFLREVAREDACKFVPDVERKASDKAFADGIACILKCQIRIDGKPTVWCAQHDEIDYSPRPARAFELASFSGSESVGIVRLLMSLEKPTPEVIAAVNGAMAWFEAAKITGIRLDRVSDPQSAKGKNLVVVADPEGPPLWARFYDLKTGKPFFCDRDGVPKATIAEIGYERRNGYAWYGEWPAKLIEKDYPAWKARNHFR, from the coding sequence ATGCGAAATGCCGGCCTTTCCTTCGCGCGTGTCCTGGGACTCGCTCTGGCGCTGCTGGCTCCCGTTCCGTCGATGGCTGCCGGAGGCGGCACCGCGCCGTATCTCCAGAAGCCGGATGCCTGGTTTGCCACGCCGGAGGCGAAGCACGTTGCGGAGATCATCCTTTCCTACCAATCCGATCTCGGCGGCTGGCCGAAGAACACGGACACCGTGGATGCGCCCTACACCGGGGATCGCAAGGAATTGCATCCGACCTTTGACAACGGCGCCACCACCGGTGAGCTGCGCTTTCTCGCGCGCATGTTCAACGCCACCAGGGACGAGGCCTGCCGCACCGCATTCCAACGTGGCCTTGCCTACATCCTGAAGGCGCAATATCCCACCGGCGGCTGGCCGCAATTCCATCCGCCGGGCAAGCAGTACCACCGCCATATCACCTTCAATGATGATGCGATGGTGCGGCTGCTGGAGTTCCTGCGCGAAGTGGCTCGGGAGGATGCCTGCAAGTTCGTGCCCGATGTGGAACGCAAGGCGTCGGACAAGGCCTTTGCCGATGGCATCGCGTGCATCCTGAAGTGCCAGATCCGCATCGATGGCAAGCCGACCGTGTGGTGCGCACAACATGACGAGATCGACTACAGTCCACGTCCCGCGCGCGCGTTCGAGCTCGCATCCTTCAGTGGTTCCGAATCGGTCGGCATCGTGAGGCTGCTCATGAGCTTGGAGAAACCCACGCCGGAAGTGATCGCTGCCGTGAATGGCGCGATGGCGTGGTTCGAGGCAGCGAAGATCACCGGCATCCGTCTTGACCGCGTATCCGACCCGCAAAGCGCGAAAGGAAAGAACCTCGTGGTGGTGGCGGACCCGGAAGGCCCGCCGCTGTGGGCGAGGTTTTACGATCTCAAGACCGGAAAACCGTTCTTCTGCGACCGCGATGGCGTGCCGAAGGCGACCATCGCCGAGATCGGCTACGAACGCCGCAATGGCTACGCGTGGTACGGCGAATGGCCGGCGAAGTTGATCGAGAAGGACTATCCGGCTTGGAAGGCGCGGAATCATTTTCGCTGA
- a CDS encoding transporter, with protein MKPSIRIGIVTLAGMGTLRAAYPLVVDDAAIHPPGEREIDVTVDVRRDPATHAAGNSFSFTTGICSRIEGSVGLGFGWQRERDSATPNEREGLLDLSLGLKTPLVDSSRCPFALSLSSTATLPTASHGLGVGATNFNFLLIATREWGRVSFDGNAGFNWVPESGRDNKSEEAGFFGAALRWQTTEKWMLFVETYMLLPDHDGADLQSFLRCGCQAEVTRGVYIGGAFEAGCKGTEEAAISLGLTLIF; from the coding sequence ATGAAACCATCGATCCGCATCGGCATCGTCACCCTTGCAGGGATGGGCACGCTCCGCGCCGCCTACCCGCTGGTGGTGGACGACGCGGCAATTCATCCTCCCGGCGAAAGGGAGATCGACGTGACCGTGGACGTACGGCGTGATCCGGCGACCCATGCAGCCGGAAACAGTTTCTCGTTCACGACGGGAATCTGCTCCCGGATCGAAGGATCCGTGGGATTGGGATTCGGGTGGCAGCGCGAACGAGATTCCGCAACTCCCAATGAGCGGGAAGGACTCCTGGATCTGAGTTTGGGATTGAAAACCCCTTTGGTCGATTCGTCCCGGTGTCCCTTTGCCCTCAGCCTGAGCTCCACCGCCACGCTCCCCACCGCGTCCCATGGATTGGGGGTTGGGGCGACGAACTTCAATTTCCTCCTCATCGCTACACGGGAATGGGGAAGGGTCAGCTTCGATGGCAACGCCGGGTTCAATTGGGTGCCGGAAAGCGGCAGGGACAACAAAAGCGAGGAAGCCGGATTCTTCGGAGCCGCCCTCCGATGGCAGACTACGGAGAAATGGATGTTGTTTGTGGAGACCTACATGCTGCTGCCCGATCACGATGGAGCGGATCTCCAAAGCTTCCTGCGGTGCGGTTGCCAAGCGGAAGTCACCCGCGGGGTCTACATCGGCGGTGCATTCGAAGCCGGTTGCAAGGGGACCGAAGAAGCCGCGATTTCACTCGGACTAACACTCATTTTTTGA
- a CDS encoding response regulator transcription factor: MAATKSRLLIVEDDERTAQALVSALGEEGFEALIAGTAEDASLSLLAGSFDLVVLDWMLPGQAGVEVLADWRKRGVRTPVLLLTARDAVTDRVHGLESGADDYLAKPFAFAELLARIRALLRRAMPAEPLRRSLGGLTVDYVTRLAMRDGEVLALTPREFDLLAYLLVRSGEAVSRDELARGVWREPNRATPIDNVIDVHITHLRRKLDEGRGKKLLHTLRGVGYVLREDIR; encoded by the coding sequence ATGGCAGCAACAAAGTCCCGGCTCCTGATCGTCGAAGATGACGAGCGCACCGCCCAGGCGCTTGTTTCGGCGCTGGGAGAGGAGGGCTTCGAAGCCTTGATTGCAGGGACCGCGGAGGATGCGTCATTGAGCCTGCTGGCGGGATCGTTCGATCTGGTGGTGTTGGATTGGATGCTGCCGGGGCAGGCCGGAGTGGAAGTGCTCGCGGATTGGCGGAAGCGGGGTGTCCGCACCCCGGTGCTCCTGCTGACCGCGCGGGATGCCGTGACGGACCGGGTGCATGGTCTGGAATCCGGCGCGGACGACTATCTGGCCAAACCGTTTGCCTTCGCCGAACTGTTGGCACGCATCCGCGCCTTGTTGCGCAGGGCGATGCCAGCCGAGCCGCTGCGGCGGTCCTTGGGCGGCCTGACGGTGGACTACGTCACCCGGCTCGCCATGCGTGACGGAGAGGTGCTGGCACTGACACCGCGCGAGTTCGATCTGTTGGCCTATCTGCTGGTCCGGTCGGGTGAGGCGGTGAGCCGGGATGAACTGGCCCGTGGTGTTTGGCGGGAACCAAACCGCGCGACCCCCATCGACAATGTCATCGATGTCCACATCACCCATCTGCGCCGGAAGCTGGACGAAGGGCGCGGGAAGAAACTGCTGCACACGCTGCGCGGCGTCGGCTACGTCTTGAGAGAGGACATCCGATGA
- the mgtA gene encoding magnesium-translocating P-type ATPase: MVRHATDIRPNDGDAASAEFLLGADEALVRLSASRLGLEWPEARARLDFHGPNAPLSDKRKSRWLVLWLSFRNPFNFVLLFLGAVSYFTDDLKATIVLGVMITIATLLRFWQEMKALVQADALRKMVHNTATVYRQGDLPQGIPRDSLDPKAAEIPMRDLVPGDVIRLSAGDLVPADVILLEARDLFVSQSALTGEAMPVEKEAWQPGARVDAGDPFGTTHLALQGTSVISGMARALVLATGAKTYMGFLAGRITGERPATDFDKGVNRVSWILIRFMLVMVPIVFLINGLTKGDWLEAFFFGVAVAVGLTPEMLPMIVNANLARGAVAMSRRKCVVKNMSSIQNLGAMDVLCTDKTGTLTQDRVVLIHHLDIHGKESSRVLEIAYFNSLFQTGLKNLIDRAVIDAAAEQGLRDAARDHECTDELPFDFNRRRLSVLVKAASGTEQLMVTKGATDEMLDVCAFYEDQGRILPLDEAMRAEILRQRDDHNEDGFRVIAVAYKTLPNNHGPLRGEDETQLVLCGTICFLDPPKESAREALRLLKDHGVGVKVITGDNANIARRICRDVELDVSGVLTGTEVEKMDDDELRRAVDQTTIFAKASPMQKARIVRAIKANGHTVGFMGDGVNDAVALREADVGISVDTGTDVAKEAADIILLEKSLLVLEEGVIEGRVTFGNITKYIKMTASSNFGNVFSVLVASAFIPFLPMLAIHLLIQNLLYDISQISIPWDRMDEDWLKTPKKWASGHLTRFMICIGPISSIFDITTYLGMWFLFGANSADKQSLFHSGWFVEGLLSQTLIVHMIRTEKIPFIQSAAAPVVILLSGIIVAIGCLIPFTGFGHSVGLQALPPAYWPFLIITLFAYCVLTQTLKRMYIRRFGAWL; encoded by the coding sequence ATGGTCCGCCACGCTACCGACATCCGTCCGAATGACGGGGACGCCGCATCCGCCGAGTTCCTGCTGGGAGCCGACGAGGCGCTCGTCCGTCTTTCCGCCTCGCGCCTCGGCCTCGAGTGGCCCGAGGCCCGCGCGCGGCTCGATTTCCATGGACCGAACGCGCCACTTTCGGACAAGCGGAAATCCCGGTGGCTCGTGCTCTGGCTGTCTTTCAGGAACCCATTCAACTTCGTCCTGCTGTTTCTCGGAGCGGTATCGTACTTCACCGATGACCTGAAGGCCACGATCGTGCTGGGCGTGATGATCACCATCGCGACCCTGCTGCGCTTCTGGCAGGAGATGAAGGCGCTGGTGCAGGCGGACGCCCTCCGCAAGATGGTCCACAACACGGCGACGGTCTATCGTCAGGGCGATCTTCCGCAGGGTATTCCCCGGGATTCCCTCGATCCCAAGGCTGCGGAGATCCCGATGCGCGATCTGGTTCCAGGGGACGTCATCCGCTTGTCTGCAGGCGATCTCGTACCTGCCGACGTGATCCTGCTGGAAGCGCGGGATCTCTTCGTCAGCCAGTCCGCCCTGACCGGGGAAGCCATGCCCGTGGAGAAGGAGGCCTGGCAACCCGGCGCCCGGGTGGACGCGGGTGATCCATTCGGCACCACCCATCTTGCCCTCCAGGGCACCAGCGTCATCAGCGGCATGGCGCGGGCCCTCGTGCTCGCCACCGGCGCGAAGACCTACATGGGCTTTCTCGCCGGAAGGATCACCGGAGAACGCCCCGCCACCGACTTCGACAAAGGGGTGAACCGCGTGAGCTGGATCCTCATCCGCTTCATGCTGGTGATGGTGCCCATCGTCTTTCTCATCAACGGGCTGACCAAAGGAGATTGGCTGGAAGCCTTCTTCTTCGGGGTCGCCGTGGCCGTGGGGCTCACACCCGAGATGCTGCCGATGATCGTGAACGCGAACCTCGCCCGCGGTGCCGTCGCCATGTCCCGGCGGAAGTGTGTGGTGAAGAACATGAGCAGCATCCAAAACCTGGGAGCCATGGATGTGCTCTGCACCGACAAGACCGGCACACTGACCCAGGACCGCGTGGTGCTCATCCACCATCTGGACATCCACGGCAAGGAAAGCAGCCGTGTCCTTGAAATCGCTTACTTCAACAGCCTGTTCCAAACCGGTCTGAAAAACCTCATCGACCGGGCGGTGATTGATGCCGCCGCCGAACAGGGACTGCGCGATGCCGCCCGTGACCATGAATGCACGGACGAACTTCCGTTCGACTTCAACCGCCGCCGCCTCTCCGTTCTGGTCAAGGCGGCCAGTGGCACGGAGCAACTCATGGTTACCAAGGGCGCGACCGATGAAATGCTCGATGTCTGCGCCTTTTACGAAGACCAAGGCAGGATCCTGCCTCTGGATGAGGCGATGCGGGCGGAAATCCTGAGACAGCGGGACGATCACAACGAGGACGGCTTCCGCGTCATCGCCGTGGCTTACAAAACCCTGCCCAACAACCACGGCCCCCTGCGCGGGGAAGACGAGACACAACTCGTCCTCTGCGGCACCATCTGCTTTCTCGATCCCCCCAAGGAAAGCGCCCGGGAAGCACTGCGCCTGCTGAAGGACCACGGGGTCGGCGTCAAGGTGATCACGGGGGACAACGCCAACATCGCCCGCCGGATCTGCCGTGACGTGGAACTGGATGTCTCGGGAGTGCTCACAGGCACCGAGGTGGAGAAAATGGATGACGACGAATTGCGCCGCGCGGTCGATCAAACCACGATCTTTGCCAAGGCCTCGCCGATGCAAAAGGCGCGGATCGTCCGGGCTATCAAGGCCAATGGTCACACCGTGGGATTCATGGGAGATGGCGTGAACGACGCGGTAGCTCTCCGCGAGGCGGACGTGGGCATCTCCGTGGATACCGGCACGGATGTGGCGAAGGAGGCGGCCGACATCATCCTGCTTGAGAAAAGCCTGTTGGTGCTGGAGGAGGGCGTGATCGAAGGCCGCGTCACCTTCGGGAACATCACCAAGTACATCAAGATGACGGCATCCTCGAATTTCGGGAATGTCTTCAGCGTCCTGGTGGCGAGCGCGTTCATCCCGTTCCTGCCGATGCTGGCAATCCACCTGCTCATCCAGAACCTGCTCTACGACATCTCACAGATTTCCATTCCATGGGACCGCATGGATGAGGATTGGCTGAAGACGCCGAAGAAATGGGCATCCGGACATCTCACGCGGTTCATGATCTGCATCGGTCCGATCAGCTCGATCTTCGACATCACGACCTACCTTGGCATGTGGTTCCTTTTTGGTGCGAACTCGGCGGACAAACAGAGCCTGTTCCACTCCGGCTGGTTTGTCGAAGGGCTGCTGAGCCAGACCTTGATCGTCCACATGATCCGCACGGAGAAGATCCCCTTCATCCAGAGTGCCGCGGCTCCCGTGGTGATCCTCTTGTCGGGAATCATCGTTGCCATCGGCTGCCTCATCCCCTTCACCGGCTTCGGTCACTCGGTGGGCTTGCAAGCCCTGCCACCCGCCTATTGGCCGTTTCTCATCATCACGCTGTTTGCCTACTGTGTCCTCACCCAGACACTGAAGCGGATGTATATCCGCAGGTTCGGAGCATGGCTGTAA
- the corA gene encoding magnesium/cobalt transporter CorA, translated as MFEKRYSAPGSSPATLLPHLVDGKTRKPRIQCIEYDAGHFEEREITDIQGLISHIDNHKITWINVDGLGDVEALQTLAAHFDLHPLALEDALNTGQRPKTEQFPGYLFIVAQMVYQDKKRNICGEQVSFFLGDHFLITVQEEADYDVFNPVRDRLRAGMGPIRKSKADYLAYALLDSIIDHYYPVLECISESIEELEDDLLEKPSRQMVLALHEHKRSLTQLRRLIWPLRDVVNGLLHDASGQIAEPTKVFLRDCYDHTVQLMDLVESYKDITSGLMDLYHSSVGLRTNEIMRVLTVITSIFIPLTFIVGVYGMNFAPDPPAGRTLPLNMPELYHPYGYIGVMTVMAVIAAIQLWLFKWKKWL; from the coding sequence ATGTTCGAAAAACGCTATTCGGCACCAGGTTCATCTCCAGCCACCCTTCTCCCTCATCTGGTGGACGGCAAAACCCGGAAACCCCGCATCCAGTGCATCGAGTATGACGCCGGCCACTTCGAGGAACGCGAGATAACCGACATTCAGGGGCTGATCTCGCACATCGACAATCACAAGATCACCTGGATCAATGTTGACGGCCTAGGCGACGTCGAGGCTCTCCAAACGCTCGCCGCACACTTCGACCTCCATCCCCTGGCTCTGGAAGACGCCCTGAACACCGGCCAACGCCCCAAGACGGAACAGTTTCCCGGCTACCTGTTCATCGTCGCCCAAATGGTATATCAGGACAAAAAGCGCAACATCTGCGGCGAACAGGTGAGCTTTTTCCTCGGTGATCATTTCCTGATCACGGTCCAGGAGGAGGCCGACTATGATGTATTCAATCCGGTAAGGGATCGCCTCCGGGCCGGAATGGGGCCGATCCGGAAATCCAAGGCGGACTACCTCGCCTATGCCTTGCTGGATTCGATCATCGACCACTACTATCCGGTGCTCGAATGCATCAGTGAGAGCATTGAGGAACTGGAGGACGACCTGCTTGAAAAACCCTCGCGCCAGATGGTGCTGGCCCTCCATGAACACAAACGCAGTCTCACCCAACTGCGCCGCTTGATCTGGCCCCTGCGCGACGTGGTCAACGGACTGCTCCATGACGCATCCGGCCAGATCGCCGAGCCGACCAAGGTGTTCCTCCGCGATTGCTACGATCACACGGTCCAGCTCATGGACCTCGTGGAGAGTTACAAGGACATCACCTCCGGTCTGATGGATCTCTATCATTCCAGCGTCGGGCTGCGGACCAACGAGATCATGAGGGTGCTCACCGTGATCACTTCGATCTTCATTCCGCTGACGTTCATCGTCGGAGTCTATGGCATGAACTTCGCCCCCGATCCCCCCGCCGGCAGAACACTGCCATTGAACATGCCGGAGTTGTACCATCCCTACGGCTACATCGGAGTCATGACCGTCATGGCGGTCATTGCCGCGATCCAATTGTGGCTCTTCAAATGGAAGAAGTGGCTTTGA
- a CDS encoding sulfatase family protein — translation MLFVTDDESPIAGCYGSPVIQTPHLDALAKDGTMFTNAYATTASCSASRSVILTGTHNHANGQYGHVHDYHHFETYANCAAISLPQQLKLLGYRTAHMGKNHVAPDSVYHYDQELKVTGPHDSPNWVKNCEPLFNEKSDQPFYLAFWTHDPHRSGEEQQSVPGDLKPNAFGNPQVGKEYPGIKEVIYDPSKVVVPSYLPDTPECRAEIAQYYQSATRTDKALGALVEALKKAGQYDNTIIIFTADHGMAFPGAKTTVYEAGLRVPFVVHMPGAKPGVVNDAMISHLDLTPTLVDAAGGLDKAANAPKQLAPVEKAGLGENAGKKFTRYQGRSWVGLVGREHGEGWDEISASHTFHEIQMYYPMRAIRDRRYKLIWNIASPLPFPFASDLWAASTWQGVWRKGPQALYGNRTVDSYIHRPPFELYDMEKDAAETKNLAEDPTHKELLESMKKRLKEMQKRTDDPWRLKWEYE, via the coding sequence GTGCTTTTCGTCACCGATGATGAAAGCCCCATCGCCGGTTGCTACGGATCGCCGGTGATCCAGACGCCGCATCTGGATGCCCTGGCCAAGGATGGCACGATGTTCACCAACGCCTATGCCACCACGGCCTCGTGCTCGGCGAGCCGCTCCGTGATTCTCACCGGTACTCACAATCATGCGAACGGCCAATACGGACACGTTCACGACTACCATCATTTCGAGACCTATGCGAACTGCGCCGCCATCAGCCTGCCACAGCAGTTGAAGCTTCTCGGCTACCGCACCGCCCACATGGGCAAGAACCACGTCGCGCCGGATTCGGTTTATCACTACGATCAGGAGCTGAAGGTCACCGGTCCGCACGATTCGCCGAACTGGGTGAAGAACTGCGAACCGTTGTTCAATGAAAAGTCGGACCAGCCATTCTATCTTGCCTTCTGGACGCATGATCCACATCGCAGCGGTGAGGAGCAGCAGTCGGTACCCGGCGATCTGAAGCCGAACGCTTTCGGCAACCCGCAGGTCGGCAAGGAATATCCGGGAATCAAGGAAGTCATCTATGATCCATCGAAAGTGGTCGTGCCTTCCTATCTGCCGGATACGCCGGAGTGCCGTGCGGAGATCGCGCAGTACTACCAGAGCGCGACCCGCACCGACAAAGCCCTGGGCGCGCTCGTCGAGGCGCTGAAGAAAGCGGGCCAGTATGACAACACCATCATCATTTTCACCGCCGACCATGGCATGGCATTCCCGGGTGCGAAGACCACCGTCTATGAAGCGGGCCTTCGTGTGCCCTTCGTGGTTCACATGCCGGGCGCGAAACCCGGCGTGGTGAATGATGCGATGATCTCCCACCTGGATCTCACGCCGACGTTGGTGGATGCCGCAGGAGGCCTGGATAAAGCGGCCAATGCCCCGAAGCAACTCGCACCAGTGGAGAAGGCCGGCCTTGGCGAGAACGCAGGGAAGAAGTTCACGCGTTACCAAGGTCGTTCGTGGGTGGGCCTTGTCGGTCGGGAACACGGTGAAGGCTGGGATGAAATCTCAGCCTCGCACACCTTCCACGAAATCCAGATGTACTATCCGATGCGCGCGATCCGTGATCGCCGCTACAAGCTGATCTGGAACATCGCCTCACCGCTGCCATTCCCCTTCGCTTCCGACCTGTGGGCGGCCTCCACCTGGCAGGGCGTGTGGCGCAAGGGGCCGCAGGCGCTCTATGGCAACCGTACCGTGGACTCCTACATCCATCGCCCGCCGTTCGAGCTCTACGACATGGAGAAAGATGCGGCGGAAACGAAGAACCTCGCCGAGGATCCGACTCACAAGGAGCTGTTGGAATCGATGAAGAAGCGGCTCAAGGAGATGCAGAAGCGCACCGACGACCCGTGGCGTCTCAAGTGGGAGTACGAGTGA
- a CDS encoding polysaccharide lyase family 8 super-sandwich domain-containing protein yields the protein MDRFVRALKPDGSWADVDYGGKARSGWQPAEHVARLRAMVGSVAKNEGNRAETLAAVHRAFAFWIKSDLQCPNWWYNNIGMPKELAACGILLGKDLLPEEKRFLTEVLMPRSKIAMTGQNRQWLAGNTLMFGLLKRDEAVVGEAAAVIWNEVQVVEKEGIQPDASYHQHGPQQQFGNYGLAFAVEIGRWATMLGGTPWALPPAKLEAYRLFLLDGVAWVCWRGVMDVGACGRQFQPGSPVSKASSVARAMECAAGFDRDHAAAYLAAAKRNQPGAANDLTGNRFFWRSDGMVQRNAEWSATLKMSSNRVIGSEIVNDENLSGYHLGDGMLLFYRSGSEYQDIFPVWDWQKLPGTTCAQNELPRSNRSSVARDFIGGISDGRSGMAVMDYARDGASAHKAWFFNDSTVVCLGAAIQGDTKEKVVTTLDQCLVQGPVKAQREGKTAPLSPGTVSGIEWVEHGTFRYSLLEKSPVVMTAGPAAGNWSRIYRNPNTPKADVTKPVFCLTIDHGAQPKDARYAYAVSPAGEAARAKVLVNTADLQAVQLSPDLTGIIFWKAGVFTTASGAPITVDQPCVALLDATKRELRVADPTQKLATVHVTLGSGIKTVVFPTGGQAGTAVVVR from the coding sequence GTGGACCGTTTCGTCCGCGCATTGAAGCCGGACGGCTCATGGGCGGATGTCGACTACGGTGGCAAGGCGCGTTCCGGGTGGCAGCCTGCGGAGCATGTGGCGCGGCTGCGGGCGATGGTCGGTTCCGTGGCAAAGAACGAGGGCAACCGCGCTGAAACGCTCGCCGCCGTTCACCGGGCTTTCGCGTTCTGGATCAAGAGCGACCTCCAGTGCCCGAACTGGTGGTACAACAACATCGGCATGCCGAAGGAGCTCGCCGCCTGTGGCATCCTGCTCGGCAAGGATCTGCTGCCGGAGGAAAAACGCTTTCTCACGGAGGTGCTGATGCCGCGCTCGAAGATCGCCATGACCGGCCAGAACCGGCAGTGGTTGGCCGGAAACACGCTGATGTTCGGTTTGCTCAAGCGCGATGAGGCGGTGGTGGGTGAAGCTGCCGCAGTGATTTGGAACGAGGTACAGGTGGTGGAGAAGGAAGGCATCCAGCCGGATGCAAGCTATCACCAGCACGGACCGCAGCAGCAGTTCGGGAACTACGGGCTGGCCTTCGCGGTGGAGATCGGGCGCTGGGCGACCATGCTCGGGGGCACGCCGTGGGCGCTTCCGCCTGCGAAGCTGGAGGCCTACCGGTTGTTCCTGCTCGATGGTGTCGCCTGGGTTTGCTGGCGCGGGGTGATGGACGTGGGGGCCTGCGGACGGCAGTTTCAGCCGGGCTCTCCCGTGAGCAAGGCTTCGTCGGTGGCCCGGGCGATGGAATGCGCGGCGGGTTTCGATCGCGATCACGCGGCGGCTTATCTGGCAGCGGCGAAGCGTAACCAGCCCGGCGCGGCAAACGATCTCACCGGAAACCGTTTCTTCTGGCGGTCGGACGGCATGGTGCAGCGGAATGCCGAGTGGAGCGCCACGCTCAAGATGTCCTCAAATCGCGTGATCGGCTCGGAGATCGTGAACGACGAGAACCTCTCCGGCTACCATCTCGGGGATGGCATGCTGTTGTTCTACCGCAGTGGCAGCGAGTATCAGGACATCTTTCCGGTGTGGGACTGGCAGAAACTTCCTGGCACGACATGTGCGCAGAATGAGCTGCCGAGATCCAACCGCTCATCGGTCGCGCGGGATTTCATCGGTGGTATCTCCGATGGCAGATCCGGGATGGCGGTGATGGATTATGCCCGCGATGGCGCGAGCGCGCACAAGGCGTGGTTTTTCAATGACAGCACGGTGGTGTGCCTCGGCGCGGCCATCCAAGGTGATACGAAGGAAAAGGTGGTGACCACGCTCGATCAATGCCTCGTCCAAGGACCGGTCAAAGCCCAGCGCGAGGGGAAAACCGCGCCGTTGTCACCGGGCACGGTTTCCGGGATCGAGTGGGTCGAGCATGGCACCTTCCGCTACAGCCTGCTGGAGAAATCCCCCGTGGTCATGACCGCCGGACCGGCCGCCGGAAACTGGAGCCGCATCTATCGGAATCCAAACACGCCGAAGGCGGATGTCACCAAGCCGGTCTTCTGTCTCACCATCGATCACGGAGCGCAGCCGAAAGACGCCCGGTATGCCTACGCCGTGTCACCCGCGGGTGAAGCAGCGCGGGCGAAGGTGCTGGTGAACACCGCGGATCTGCAGGCGGTCCAGCTCTCCCCGGATCTGACCGGCATCATTTTCTGGAAAGCCGGGGTATTCACCACGGCATCCGGTGCTCCGATCACGGTGGATCAGCCCTGCGTGGCGCTGTTGGATGCGACCAAGCGCGAACTGAGGGTGGCGGATCCCACGCAGAAGCTGGCGACGGTTCACGTAACGCTCGGCAGCGGAATCAAAACCGTAGTGTTCCCGACCGGTGGCCAGGCAGGAACCGCAGTGGTGGTAAGGTAG